The following proteins are co-located in the Polystyrenella longa genome:
- a CDS encoding BMC domain-containing protein, with protein MAKTMEALGMIETKGLVCMIEAADAMLKAANVEMVGWEKIGSGLVTSFVVGDVAAVKAAIDAGANAASKIGEVVSVQVIARPHEELDSVIPKAAKAK; from the coding sequence GTGGCTAAAACTATGGAAGCTTTGGGAATGATCGAGACCAAAGGTCTCGTCTGTATGATCGAAGCCGCCGACGCCATGCTGAAAGCAGCAAACGTTGAAATGGTCGGTTGGGAAAAAATCGGTTCTGGTCTGGTGACCTCTTTCGTCGTCGGTGATGTTGCCGCCGTGAAAGCAGCCATCGACGCGGGTGCAAACGCCGCTTCCAAAATCGGTGAAGTCGTCAGCGTGCAGGTTATTGCCCGTCCGCACGAAGAACTTGATTCTGTCATTCCCAAGGCTGCTAAAGCCAAGTAA
- a CDS encoding BMC domain-containing protein: protein MKGEAIGLIETKGLVAQMEAADAMLKAANVQLVKQINIGGAFITTVIKGDVGSVRAAVDAGAAAASQCGELVSAHMIPRPEANLIEKFIG, encoded by the coding sequence ATGAAGGGTGAAGCAATCGGCCTGATCGAAACCAAGGGCCTTGTTGCCCAGATGGAAGCTGCTGACGCTATGCTGAAAGCAGCCAACGTTCAACTGGTCAAGCAGATCAACATTGGTGGCGCGTTCATTACAACCGTCATTAAAGGTGATGTCGGATCTGTCCGTGCTGCTGTCGACGCCGGAGCGGCTGCGGCCTCTCAGTGTGGCGAACTCGTCAGCGCTCACATGATTCCTCGTCCGGAAGCAAACCTGATCGAAAAATTCATCGGTTAA
- the pduL gene encoding phosphate propanoyltransferase has translation MTTSTMNYSRDSIEKIVRDVLTQKLAGQVTSPAMPADKPNPLVVNISARHVHLTDEHVQILFGKPELEIDKDLYQDGYYAAKETVAVVGPRRRMIPNVRVLGPCRGDSQIELAFTDGISLGIDLPVRVSGDIKGTPGCVLVGPAGVVELKQGVIRAMRHVHMGPADLKYYGVENGEKMNLRVESEGCTTVLEDLQVRADKDIKLEVHLDTDEGNAINLDRATKVELLKKEPCACKHKH, from the coding sequence ATGACCACTTCCACCATGAATTACAGTCGTGACTCGATTGAGAAAATTGTCCGTGACGTGTTGACGCAGAAACTGGCGGGACAAGTTACGAGCCCGGCGATGCCTGCTGACAAGCCGAATCCGCTGGTGGTGAATATCTCCGCCCGGCACGTTCACCTGACCGACGAGCACGTTCAAATTCTGTTCGGCAAACCGGAACTGGAGATCGATAAAGATCTCTATCAGGATGGTTATTATGCCGCGAAAGAAACCGTCGCTGTTGTCGGCCCGCGCCGTCGCATGATTCCTAATGTTCGCGTGCTGGGACCTTGTCGGGGCGACTCCCAGATTGAACTCGCTTTTACAGACGGTATCTCCCTTGGGATTGATCTGCCTGTTCGTGTCAGTGGCGACATCAAGGGAACACCTGGTTGTGTACTGGTTGGCCCTGCGGGAGTGGTCGAACTGAAACAAGGCGTTATCCGCGCGATGCGACATGTTCACATGGGTCCGGCTGATCTGAAATACTATGGCGTAGAGAATGGTGAAAAGATGAATCTGCGAGTCGAGTCGGAAGGTTGCACAACCGTCCTCGAAGACTTGCAGGTCCGAGCGGATAAAGACATCAAGCTCGAAGTTCACCTCGATACGGACGAAGGTAACGCCATCAATCTGGACCGGGCGACGAAAGTCGAACTGCTCAAAAAAGAGCCCTGTGCCTGCAAACACAAACATTAA